A single genomic interval of Rhinatrema bivittatum chromosome 12, aRhiBiv1.1, whole genome shotgun sequence harbors:
- the RXYLT1 gene encoding ribitol-5-phosphate xylosyltransferase 1 has protein sequence MRVTHKRLCSLLLCVYTLFSLYAAYSVFFKSRTGSRVYRPASKKVTGAKEPPSLGKEDWNPWEEDERQEQGAAEQSHAFSPHAPVRLRVQIWGKAAIGLYLWQHILEGLLQPADTTAQWREGHLRAGKILFNFVTGPAVVPGYLTAETENVVLVLNGREAAKITSATQWLHYAQTLVQTHKLQFVAVVLLGSEQCNNEWIQPYLQNHGGFVKLLFLVYDSPWINERDIFQWPLGVATYRNFPVVNPDRSMLYASRPYLCNFLGTIYKNSSREALLGVLKQEGLDRLCWIASREQWQPQETNESLRSYQDALLQSDLTLSPVGVNVECYRIYEACSYGSVPVVEDLMTPGNCGNSSMHHKAPLQLLKAMGAPFVFIKNWEELPAVLEKEKTMSLQDKIQRRKKLIEWYQHFKAKMKLKFINALENSLLQHHVVG, from the coding sequence ATGAGAGTCACCCACAAGCGGCTCTGCTCCCTGCTTCTCTGCGTCTACACCTTGTTCTCCCTCTATGCTGCTTACAGCGTCTTCTTCAAGAGTCGCACTGGTTCTCGTGTCTACAGGCCGGCAAGTAAAAAAGTAACTGGTGCTAAGGAGCCCCCTTCTTTGGGAAAGGAAGACTGGAACCCGTGGGAAGAAGATGAAAGACAGGAGCAGGGTGCCGCGGAGCAGAGCCATGCTTTCTCGCCCCATGCACCAGTCAGGCTTAGAGTGCAAATCTGGGGCAAAGCCGCTATTGGACTTTACCTCTGGCAGCACATTTTGGAaggtctgcttcagcctgctgaTACAACAGCACAGTGGAGAGAAGGACACTTAAGGGCAGGgaaaatactttttaattttgtCACAGGTCCTGCTGTAGTGCCAGGGTATTTAACAGCTGAGACGGAGAATGTGGTTTTAGTTTTGAATGGCCGAGAAGCAGCAAAGATCACGTCTGCCACACAGTGGCTGCATTATGCACAGACTTTAGTACAAACTCACAAGCTGCAATTTGTTGCTGTAGTACTCCTGGGAAGCGAACAGTGCAATAATGAATGGATTCAACCCTATCTTCAAAACCATGGAGGATTTGTGAAGTTGCTTTTCTTGGTGTATGACAGCCCCTGGATCAATGAGAGAGACATTTTCCAGTGGCCCCTAGGGGTGGCTACCTACAGGAACTTTCCTGTGGTGAATCCTGACCGGTCAATGCTCTATGCTTCCAGACCCTACCTGTGCAACTTCTTGGGAACCATTTATAAGAATTCATCCAGGGAAGCCCTACTGGGAGTTCTGAAACAAGAAGGACTTGATCGTCTTTGCTGGATTGCAAGCCGAGAACAGTGGCAGCCTCAGGAAACAAATGAAAGCTTAAGAAGCTATCAGGATGCCTTGCTACAGAGTGACCTCACCTTAAGCCCAGTAGGTGTAAATGTGGAGTGCTATAGAATATATGAAGCTTGTTCATATGGCTCCGTTCCTGTGGTGGAAGACCTAATGACACCGGGAAACTGTGGCAATTCATCTATGCACCACAAGGCTCCACTGCAATTACTTAAGGCAATGGGTGCTCCCTTTGTCTTTATTAAAAACTGGGAAGAGCTTCCTGCTGTATTAGAAAAGGAGAAGACCATGAGCTTACAAGACAAgattcaaagaagaaagaaacttATAGAATGGTACcaacatttcaaagcaaagatGAAACTAAAATTCATTAATGCTTTGGAAAATTCATTGCTGCAGCATCATGTAGTTGGCTAA